A genomic window from Micromonospora violae includes:
- a CDS encoding glycoside hydrolase family 130 protein — MTGTLAVRHGVTLAPEPRRVVVKLFVPGEDAALVRSRAAALITRVAHLDDEETGRLLRDTFDRFGTRHRDLDGTFHHHYDLVRHRIARARDLPSTTRLLIGAYFSHEYAVEAAALCNPSMVIHPDQGGLDAGQLRVAISLRQIGEGHLSSIGFASAVLGPGHRLTVADRSGPPVIGQRIAVRHRRDLLAAGLSEVDCDNEITATVLDALPERYDEATFARVLGELPPDLLSRSTGPDTLEHVRRTNAASYATTFPTDTALHQRVLWPAVPAESNGMEDARFVRFTDESGPVYRATYTAYDGRRIATRALASSDLRRFESTPMRGPGVRNKGVALFPRTVGGRHLALCRADGETIGLTRLDGANRWQEPVPLHAPQDSWELVQVGNCGSPIETDAGWLVLTHGVGPMRRYAIGALLLDLHRPERVLARLPGALLSPDEADRDGYVPNVVYSCGGLIHAGELWLPYGASDARVGFATVAVAALLDAMARSPHRPAAPAAE, encoded by the coding sequence GTGACCGGGACCCTGGCCGTCCGGCACGGCGTGACCCTCGCCCCGGAGCCACGCCGGGTCGTCGTCAAACTCTTCGTCCCGGGCGAGGACGCCGCCCTGGTACGCAGCCGCGCGGCGGCGCTCATCACCCGCGTCGCGCACCTCGACGACGAGGAGACCGGCCGGCTGCTGCGGGACACCTTCGACCGCTTCGGCACCCGGCACCGCGACCTGGACGGCACCTTCCACCATCACTACGACCTCGTCCGGCACCGCATCGCCCGGGCCCGCGACCTACCTTCCACCACCCGGCTCCTGATCGGCGCCTACTTCAGCCACGAGTACGCGGTCGAGGCCGCCGCGCTGTGCAACCCGTCGATGGTGATCCACCCGGACCAGGGCGGTCTGGACGCCGGACAACTGCGGGTGGCGATCAGTCTGCGCCAGATCGGTGAGGGGCACCTGTCGTCCATCGGGTTCGCCTCCGCGGTCCTCGGGCCCGGGCACCGGCTCACCGTCGCCGACCGGTCCGGCCCGCCGGTCATCGGGCAGCGGATTGCCGTGCGGCATCGCCGGGACCTCCTCGCCGCCGGCCTGTCCGAGGTGGACTGCGACAACGAGATCACCGCCACCGTGCTGGACGCCCTGCCCGAGCGGTACGACGAGGCCACCTTCGCGCGGGTGCTCGGTGAGCTGCCACCGGACCTGCTCTCCCGCAGCACCGGGCCGGACACCCTCGAACACGTACGCCGCACCAACGCCGCCAGTTACGCCACGACCTTCCCCACCGACACCGCCCTGCACCAACGGGTGCTCTGGCCGGCCGTTCCGGCGGAGAGCAACGGCATGGAGGACGCTCGGTTCGTCAGGTTCACCGACGAGTCCGGACCCGTCTACCGGGCCACCTACACCGCCTACGACGGACGGCGCATCGCCACCCGCGCGCTGGCCAGCAGCGACCTGCGCCGCTTCGAGAGCACCCCGATGCGCGGGCCGGGCGTCCGCAACAAGGGCGTCGCGCTCTTCCCCCGTACCGTCGGCGGCCGGCACCTCGCCCTGTGTCGTGCCGACGGCGAGACCATCGGCCTCACCCGCCTGGACGGTGCGAACAGGTGGCAGGAACCGGTGCCGCTGCACGCCCCGCAGGACAGTTGGGAACTGGTCCAGGTCGGCAACTGCGGATCCCCCATCGAAACCGACGCCGGCTGGCTCGTACTCACCCACGGCGTCGGACCGATGCGCCGGTACGCCATCGGCGCGCTCCTGCTCGACCTGCACCGACCGGAACGGGTCCTCGCCCGGCTGCCCGGCGCGCTCCTGTCACCCGACGAGGCCGACCGGGACGGATACGTACCCAACGTCGTCTACTCCTGCGGCGGGCTCATCCACGCCGGCGAGCTGTGGTTGCCGTACGGGGCCAGCGACGCTCGGGTCGGTTTCGCCACCGTGGCGGTGGCCGCGCTCCTCGATGCGATGGCACGATCGCCGCACCGCCCTGCCGCGCCGGCGGCGGAGTAG
- a CDS encoding fatty acid desaturase family protein — protein sequence MSTIDQTVGAAPPGSRRRRGSDYAELLSRVRQAGLLERRPTYYLVMIAVNAALVTAGWTIFVLVGDSWWQLVTAAYLAVVFTQSGFLGHDAGHRQIFRSRRANHLVGLVYGNLAIGLAFGWWVDKHHRHHAHPNTEGHDPDIAGEALAFTGAQADRRRGAGRLLARHQRLLFFPMLLLEGVALHVASVRALSRSTYRERGREALLLGLHTAAYLTAVFVVLSPLRAVAFVIVQQGLFGLYLGCAFAPNHKGMPILCADEEVDFLRRQVLTSRNVRGNRLVDFLLGGLNHQIEHHLFPSMPRAALRHARPIVRAFCREHDLPYVETGLLDSYRQALRHLHHVGRGVPPAGESASPVEPTGPTGTAARLREAENVDLR from the coding sequence ATGAGCACCATCGACCAGACCGTCGGAGCGGCGCCGCCGGGGTCGCGGCGCCGTCGCGGCAGCGACTACGCCGAACTGTTGAGCCGGGTGCGCCAGGCGGGCCTGCTGGAGCGGCGCCCGACCTACTACCTGGTCATGATCGCCGTCAACGCCGCGTTGGTCACCGCGGGCTGGACGATCTTCGTCCTGGTGGGGGACTCGTGGTGGCAACTGGTCACCGCGGCGTACCTCGCCGTGGTCTTCACCCAGAGCGGTTTCCTCGGCCACGACGCCGGCCACCGGCAGATCTTCCGGTCCCGACGCGCCAACCACCTGGTCGGGCTGGTGTACGGCAACCTAGCCATCGGGCTCGCTTTCGGCTGGTGGGTCGACAAGCACCACCGCCATCACGCCCACCCCAACACCGAGGGCCACGACCCCGACATCGCGGGCGAAGCTCTCGCGTTCACCGGGGCGCAGGCCGACCGGCGGCGCGGCGCGGGACGGCTGCTCGCCCGCCACCAGCGGCTCCTGTTCTTTCCGATGCTGCTGCTCGAAGGCGTGGCCCTGCACGTGGCCAGCGTCCGAGCGCTGTCCCGGTCCACCTATCGGGAGCGCGGCCGGGAGGCGCTGCTGCTCGGGCTGCACACCGCCGCATACCTCACCGCGGTCTTCGTGGTGCTGTCCCCGCTGCGCGCGGTGGCCTTCGTCATCGTGCAGCAGGGCCTGTTCGGGCTGTACCTGGGCTGCGCCTTCGCCCCCAACCACAAGGGCATGCCGATCCTCTGCGCGGACGAGGAGGTGGACTTCCTCCGCCGCCAGGTCCTCACCTCCCGCAACGTACGCGGCAACCGGCTGGTCGACTTCCTGCTCGGCGGCCTGAACCACCAGATCGAACACCACCTGTTTCCCAGCATGCCCCGCGCCGCACTGCGCCACGCCCGGCCGATCGTCCGCGCCTTCTGCCGCGAGCATGACCTGCCCTACGTCGAAACCGGCCTGCTCGACTCGTATCGGCAGGCACTGCGCCACCTGCACCACGTGGGGCGCGGCGTCCCGCCCGCCGGAGAATCCGCGTCTCCCGTCGAGCCGACCGGACCTACGGGAACGGCGGCGCGGCTGCGCGAGGCGGAGAACGTTGATCTTCGATGA
- a CDS encoding ATP-dependent Clp protease proteolytic subunit → MIGYGVHMLDGGQPSFGDHVFERLLRERIVFLGTEVTDESANQICAQILLLAAEDADRDIYLYINSPGGSVSAGMAVYDTMRYVRNDVATLALGFAGSMGQFLLCAGAAGKRYALPHSRIMMHQPSGGMGGTAADITIQAENMLHVKRTMQELISEHSGRALDEIQRDWDRDRWFTAEQAREYGLIDQVVTRAEQLPAL, encoded by the coding sequence ATGATCGGGTACGGCGTACACATGCTGGACGGCGGGCAGCCATCCTTTGGTGATCATGTTTTCGAGCGGCTGCTGCGGGAGCGGATCGTCTTCCTCGGCACCGAAGTGACCGACGAGTCGGCCAACCAGATCTGCGCGCAGATCCTGCTGCTCGCCGCCGAGGACGCCGACCGGGACATCTACCTCTACATCAACTCGCCGGGCGGTTCGGTGAGTGCCGGGATGGCGGTCTACGACACGATGCGTTACGTCCGCAACGACGTGGCGACGCTGGCGCTCGGATTCGCCGGCTCGATGGGGCAGTTCCTGCTCTGCGCCGGCGCGGCCGGCAAACGGTACGCGCTGCCACACTCGCGGATCATGATGCACCAGCCGTCCGGCGGAATGGGCGGGACCGCCGCGGACATCACGATCCAGGCCGAGAACATGCTGCACGTGAAGCGGACGATGCAGGAGCTGATCTCCGAGCACAGTGGACGGGCGCTCGACGAGATCCAACGGGACTGGGACCGGGACCGTTGGTTCACCGCCGAACAGGCCCGGGAGTACGGCCTCATCGACCAGGTGGTCACCCGAGCCGAACAACTGCCGGCGCTCTGA
- a CDS encoding helix-turn-helix domain-containing protein, with the protein MSLLRRVIGGVLRRHRQRQGRTLREVAESADVSVPYLSEVERGRKEASSEVLAAICRALGISLADLLGEARDDMRRVEPRLPAAPRAALTHLEPVDAVRREIGNATLLVGPLGGGLIRQRVPKAGEPTMRVGATASAGGSRPGPRTPSLAGGESARIGARRLTAA; encoded by the coding sequence ATGTCGTTGCTGCGACGAGTCATCGGCGGAGTGCTCCGTCGCCACCGCCAGCGCCAGGGCCGCACGCTGCGCGAGGTCGCCGAGTCGGCAGACGTTTCGGTGCCCTACCTGTCGGAGGTGGAGCGGGGCCGCAAGGAGGCCTCCTCGGAGGTGCTCGCGGCGATCTGCCGGGCGCTCGGCATCAGCCTCGCCGACCTGCTCGGGGAGGCCCGCGACGACATGCGCCGGGTCGAACCCCGCCTCCCGGCCGCACCCCGCGCCGCGCTCACCCACCTGGAGCCGGTCGACGCGGTCCGCCGCGAAATCGGCAACGCCACCCTTCTGGTGGGTCCGCTCGGCGGCGGGCTCATCCGTCAGCGAGTGCCCAAGGCCGGCGAGCCGACCATGCGTGTCGGCGCGACGGCCTCCGCTGGTGGCTCCCGCCCCGGCCCGCGTACTCCTTCCCTGGCTGGCGGCGAGTCGGCCCGGATCGGCGCGCGGCGGCTGACCGCCGCGTAG
- a CDS encoding SigE family RNA polymerase sigma factor, translated as MTTSGRRRAEADDEYTEYVRSRMVQWRRTAYLMCGDWDRGDDILQRVLTELYRSWARARQADHLDALVRTMLVRRLVDERRLRWSRVRLGTALPDVSRAFTDPTDRITLVGALRQVPPRQRAVLVLRYFQDLSVEETAQAMGCSTGTVKSQTAKGLATLRTLLTPTLTGN; from the coding sequence GTGACGACGAGCGGCAGACGGCGAGCCGAGGCCGACGACGAATACACCGAGTACGTCCGGTCCCGGATGGTGCAGTGGCGACGCACCGCCTACCTGATGTGCGGGGACTGGGACCGGGGTGACGACATCCTGCAACGGGTGCTCACCGAGCTGTACCGCTCGTGGGCACGGGCACGGCAGGCCGACCACCTGGACGCGCTGGTCCGCACCATGTTGGTGCGGCGACTGGTCGACGAGAGGCGGTTGCGCTGGTCGCGGGTCCGCCTCGGCACCGCACTGCCGGACGTGTCCAGGGCCTTCACCGACCCGACCGACCGGATCACCCTGGTGGGCGCGCTGCGGCAGGTGCCGCCACGGCAACGCGCGGTGTTGGTGCTGCGCTACTTCCAGGACCTCAGCGTCGAGGAGACCGCCCAGGCCATGGGCTGCTCGACGGGGACGGTGAAGAGCCAGACCGCCAAGGGCCTGGCCACCCTGCGCACCCTGCTCACCCCCACCCTGACCGGCAACTGA
- a CDS encoding potassium channel family protein, giving the protein MIHFPAQRRGPLSALSLRLAAALGLVFAVVAAVYLGRDGYRDVNEDGLTLLDCFYYAVVSLSTTGYGDITPATPSARLVNVLFITPARVLFLIILVGTTLEVLTEQYRTGRRLSRWRRAVKDHVIICGYGTKGRSAVSALMENGLDRSRIVVVERSAAALRQATSAGLVAIEGSATRSSVLNEAHVKNAKAVIIATDSDDASVLVALTVRQLTAGQVRIIAAAREAENAPLLKQSGAHHVIVSSATAGRLLGLSTSAPPLIDVVEDLLTPGQGMALAMRSAERSEVGRSPRELDSLVIALVRRGKVVTLADRAGAVIETGDMLVHVRDDRPQSSTTA; this is encoded by the coding sequence GTGATCCATTTTCCCGCGCAGCGCCGGGGCCCACTGAGCGCGCTGAGCCTCCGGCTCGCCGCCGCCCTGGGCCTGGTCTTCGCCGTGGTCGCCGCGGTCTACCTGGGCCGGGACGGCTACCGCGATGTCAATGAGGACGGCCTGACCCTGCTCGACTGCTTCTACTACGCGGTGGTGTCGCTCTCCACCACCGGCTATGGGGACATCACCCCGGCCACGCCGTCGGCCCGGCTGGTCAACGTCCTCTTCATCACCCCGGCCCGGGTGCTCTTCCTGATCATCCTGGTCGGCACCACCCTGGAAGTTCTGACCGAGCAGTACCGGACCGGCCGTCGCCTGTCGCGGTGGAGGAGAGCCGTGAAGGACCACGTCATCATCTGCGGCTACGGCACCAAGGGGCGCAGCGCGGTCTCCGCCCTGATGGAGAACGGTCTGGACCGCTCCCGGATCGTGGTGGTGGAGCGCAGCGCGGCCGCCCTGCGGCAGGCCACCTCCGCGGGGCTGGTGGCGATCGAGGGCTCGGCGACCCGTTCCTCGGTGTTGAACGAGGCGCACGTCAAGAACGCCAAGGCCGTGATCATCGCGACCGACAGCGACGACGCGTCGGTGCTGGTCGCGCTGACGGTACGGCAGCTCACCGCCGGGCAGGTTCGCATCATCGCGGCGGCGCGGGAGGCGGAGAACGCCCCGCTGCTCAAGCAGAGCGGCGCGCACCATGTGATCGTCTCCTCGGCCACGGCGGGCCGGCTGCTCGGCCTCTCCACCTCGGCGCCACCGCTGATCGATGTGGTGGAGGATCTGCTCACTCCCGGCCAGGGCATGGCGCTGGCGATGCGGTCCGCGGAGCGCAGCGAGGTGGGTCGTTCGCCGCGCGAGCTGGACTCGTTGGTGATCGCCCTGGTGCGGCGGGGCAAGGTGGTCACCCTGGCCGACCGGGCCGGCGCGGTGATCGAGACCGGCGACATGCTGGTGCACGTACGCGACGACCGCCCTCAGTCCAGCACCACCGCCTGA
- a CDS encoding MarR family winged helix-turn-helix transcriptional regulator yields the protein MSAPALDPSEHRSGALLDHLARRMRLRSESVLAPLGLRPRHLVALTVLRDSGGTSQQALATVLEMDSTNIVGLLNDLEAEHLIERRRSPEDRRRHVVDLTDDGVKRLSAAECALAGAEDEVLSALGPAERETLYELLRRATNTSPTICTEALQSDLDSC from the coding sequence ATGTCCGCCCCGGCGCTTGATCCCTCGGAGCACCGCTCAGGAGCTCTGCTGGACCATCTGGCCCGGCGGATGCGGCTACGATCGGAGTCCGTGCTGGCGCCACTGGGCCTACGCCCCCGGCACCTCGTCGCGCTCACCGTGTTGCGCGACAGCGGCGGCACCAGCCAACAGGCGCTCGCCACCGTCCTGGAAATGGACAGCACGAACATCGTCGGGCTGCTCAACGACCTCGAGGCCGAGCATCTGATCGAACGACGCCGCTCACCCGAGGACCGTCGCCGACACGTCGTCGACCTCACCGACGACGGGGTCAAACGCCTCAGCGCGGCGGAATGCGCCCTCGCGGGCGCCGAGGACGAGGTGCTGAGCGCGCTGGGTCCCGCCGAGCGGGAGACGCTCTACGAGCTGCTGCGGCGGGCCACCAATACGTCGCCGACCATCTGCACCGAGGCGCTCCAGAGCGACCTCGACAGCTGCTGA
- a CDS encoding FMN-dependent NADH-azoreductase, protein MHLLHIDSSIRGDWSVSRRLTARAVEAWRAAHPDGTVAYRDLGAEPLPHLDAAGGLARMTPPDQHTPEQRDSWELTERLVNEVKQADVVLLGLPLYNYGAPSSVKAWVDHLIAPGLAYDPTTQAPLLGGRDFVVVATRGGGYGEGTPRNGWDHAEPWLPHGLSMTGLEPRFISAELTLAPSVPAMAELIPLHEASLAAAEKEIDNLWTPANAQR, encoded by the coding sequence ATGCATCTGCTGCATATTGATTCGAGCATCCGCGGCGACTGGTCGGTCAGCCGGCGACTCACCGCCCGCGCGGTCGAGGCCTGGCGTGCGGCCCACCCCGACGGCACGGTGGCCTACCGGGACCTGGGCGCCGAGCCGCTGCCACACCTGGACGCCGCAGGCGGCCTGGCGCGGATGACGCCCCCCGACCAGCACACGCCGGAGCAGCGTGACTCCTGGGAGCTCACCGAGCGGCTGGTCAACGAGGTGAAGCAGGCCGACGTGGTGCTGCTCGGCCTGCCGCTCTACAACTACGGGGCACCCAGCAGCGTCAAGGCGTGGGTCGACCACCTGATCGCGCCCGGCCTCGCGTACGACCCGACGACCCAGGCGCCCCTGCTCGGCGGTCGCGACTTCGTCGTGGTGGCCACCCGGGGCGGCGGCTACGGCGAGGGCACCCCGCGCAACGGCTGGGACCACGCCGAGCCGTGGCTCCCGCACGGTCTGTCGATGACCGGCCTGGAGCCCCGCTTCATCAGCGCCGAACTGACCCTGGCGCCGTCGGTGCCGGCGATGGCCGAGCTGATCCCGCTGCACGAGGCGAGCCTCGCGGCGGCCGAGAAGGAGATCGACAACCTCTGGACTCCGGCCAACGCCCAGCGCTGA
- a CDS encoding 2-oxoacid:ferredoxin oxidoreductase subunit beta translates to MSEPVAVKLTAKDFKSDQEVRWCPGCGDYAILAAIQQFMPELNIPRERTVFVSGIGCSSRFPYYMNTYGMHSIHGRAPAIATGLSVSRPDLSVWVVTGDGDALSIGGNHLIHALRRNVNLKILLFNNRIYGLTKGQYSPTSEVGKITKSTPAGSADAPFNPLSLALGAEASFVGRTIDSDRKHLQSVLRAAAEHEGSAFVEIYQNCNIFNDGAFDQLKDPSTRDDYLIRLEHGQPITFGADGRFCVVHPPGGFGLEVRETSSVSPEEIVVHDATVTDPAYAFALSRLPDLDLRNTPIGVFRSVDRPSYDSVVQAQLAEAKATVTETPEQQLAGLLGSGDTWTIL, encoded by the coding sequence ATGTCTGAGCCCGTCGCCGTCAAGCTCACCGCGAAGGACTTCAAGTCCGACCAGGAGGTGCGCTGGTGCCCCGGCTGCGGTGACTACGCGATCCTGGCGGCCATCCAGCAGTTCATGCCGGAGCTGAACATCCCCCGGGAGCGCACCGTCTTCGTCTCCGGGATCGGCTGCTCGTCCCGCTTCCCGTACTACATGAACACCTACGGGATGCACTCGATCCACGGTCGGGCCCCGGCGATCGCGACCGGCCTGTCGGTGTCCCGGCCGGACCTGTCGGTCTGGGTGGTCACCGGCGACGGCGACGCGCTCTCCATCGGTGGCAACCACCTGATCCACGCGCTGCGACGCAACGTCAACCTCAAGATCCTGCTGTTCAACAACCGGATCTACGGGCTGACCAAGGGGCAGTATTCTCCGACGTCCGAGGTCGGCAAGATCACCAAGTCAACCCCGGCCGGGTCGGCGGACGCCCCGTTCAATCCGCTCTCGCTCGCCCTCGGCGCGGAGGCCAGCTTCGTCGGCCGGACCATCGACTCCGACCGCAAGCACCTGCAGTCGGTGCTGCGGGCCGCCGCCGAGCACGAGGGTTCGGCGTTCGTGGAGATCTACCAGAACTGCAACATCTTCAACGACGGGGCGTTCGACCAGCTCAAGGACCCGTCCACCCGGGACGACTACCTGATCCGCCTGGAGCACGGGCAGCCGATCACCTTCGGGGCCGACGGGCGGTTCTGCGTGGTGCACCCGCCGGGCGGCTTCGGCCTGGAGGTCCGGGAGACCAGCTCGGTCAGCCCGGAGGAGATCGTCGTACACGACGCGACGGTGACCGACCCGGCGTACGCGTTCGCGCTGTCCCGGCTGCCCGACCTGGACCTGCGCAACACCCCGATCGGGGTGTTCCGCTCGGTGGACCGACCGTCCTACGACAGCGTGGTGCAGGCTCAGCTCGCGGAGGCCAAGGCGACGGTCACCGAGACCCCCGAGCAGCAGCTCGCCGGCCTGCTGGGCAGCGGCGACACCTGGACCATTCTCTGA